A single Flavobacterium sp. 1 DNA region contains:
- a CDS encoding IS3 family transposase, with translation MKKYERTFKENAVKLSYERDKGKIASFARELGIAPDYLYKWRQDFEKFGTGSFCGSGHPKLTPEQAVITELERKIKDAKITLKILKKGTKYVSQGKIMTKRFIENNKSEFSIAKMLAVLEVSETTYYRRKKQELTDTESRVILLKQEIISLFYEFKQRYGCAKITKELQSRGFKIKNSSVKFYMRMLGLRSKVRRNYKVTTDSHHNHYVVPNVLNRQFTAIEPAKAWVSDITYIQTTKGFLYLTIVMDLFDRKIIGWSLSTKMSTKATTLPAWEMAVNSRGITKDLIFHSDRGVQYANKIFTNTLDSYKCVRRSMSGKQNHTDNAVSESFFSSFKKELIDRNKLLPRKQMRAEVYEYIENWYNKKRRHSFLGYRSIEEFDVINLL, from the coding sequence ATGAAAAAATACGAACGTACTTTCAAAGAAAATGCAGTTAAATTAAGTTATGAGCGAGACAAGGGGAAAATTGCAAGTTTTGCAAGAGAGTTAGGAATAGCTCCAGATTACTTGTACAAATGGCGACAAGACTTTGAAAAATTTGGAACAGGAAGTTTTTGTGGAAGTGGTCATCCAAAATTGACTCCCGAACAAGCCGTCATTACCGAGCTTGAAAGAAAAATTAAAGATGCAAAAATTACGCTGAAAATTTTAAAAAAAGGAACAAAATATGTTTCACAAGGAAAAATAATGACTAAACGATTCATTGAAAACAATAAATCTGAATTTTCAATTGCAAAAATGTTAGCTGTATTAGAAGTGTCGGAGACCACATATTATAGAAGAAAAAAACAAGAGCTTACAGATACAGAGTCTCGAGTAATTTTATTAAAACAGGAGATTATATCATTATTTTATGAATTTAAGCAAAGATATGGATGTGCCAAAATTACTAAAGAACTTCAAAGCAGAGGATTTAAAATAAAAAACTCGTCAGTGAAATTTTATATGAGAATGTTGGGTTTACGTAGTAAAGTTAGGAGAAATTATAAGGTAACAACTGACTCACATCATAATCACTATGTAGTTCCAAATGTTTTAAATAGACAATTTACAGCTATTGAGCCTGCTAAAGCTTGGGTTTCAGATATAACATATATACAAACAACCAAAGGCTTTTTATATCTTACCATTGTTATGGATTTATTTGATAGGAAAATAATAGGATGGAGTTTAAGTACAAAAATGAGTACTAAAGCAACAACCTTGCCCGCTTGGGAAATGGCAGTAAATAGCAGGGGAATCACTAAAGATTTAATCTTCCATTCTGATAGAGGTGTTCAATATGCTAATAAAATTTTCACTAATACATTAGACTCTTATAAGTGTGTTAGACGCAGTATGAGCGGTAAACAAAATCATACTGACAATGCCGTTTCCGAAAGCTTTTTCAGCTCTTTTAAAAAAGAATTAATTGATCGAAACAAACTTCTGCCGAGAAAACAGATGAGAGCCGAAGTATACGAATACATTGAAAATTGGTATAATAAAAAAAGAAGGCATTCATTTTTAGGCTATAGGTCAATTGAAGAATTTGATGTGATTAATTTACTATAA
- a CDS encoding class I SAM-dependent DNA methyltransferase codes for MNTAVHNKLVSFIWSIADDCLRDVYVRGKYRDVILPMVVLRRLDALLEPTKDAVMEELTFQRDEAGFTEWDENGLREASGYVFYNVSEWTLQRLHDTATNSQQLLQANFEDYLNGFSGNVKEIIEKFKLKSQIRHMATKDVLLDVLEKFTSPDINLTPFEKNDSNGRKLHALSNLGMGYVFEELIRKFNEDNNEEAGEHFTPREVIDLMTHIIFDPIKNNLPPVMTIYDPACGSGGMLTEAQNFIKDEEGEIRAVNSDVYLYGKEINDETYAICKSDMMIKGNNPENIRVGSTLSTDEFRGTTFDFMLSNPPYGKSWASEQKYIKDGKDVIDSRFQIRLKNYGGVEEDADAIPRSSDGQLLFLMEMVSKMKPLSQSPAGTRIASVHNGSSLFTGDAGGGESNIRRYIIENDWLEAIVQMPNNLFYNTGITTYVWILSNNKTANRKGKVQLIDAGQLYRKLRKNLGNKNCEFAPEHITEIVKTYTDLKPIERSTDDGIASKVFDNSDFGYHKVTIERPKRLKAQFTKERIEELRYDKSLKEAMAYAYETYGAEVYTDIEKHKKELIHWAEKQELNLNSKQETALTSKTLWEKQKSLLDNGSQLLQKIGTKEFTDFNKFRTQVDEAIKSEKMKLSASEKNMILNAVSYYDAEAEKVVKSIVKLTGDKLEKVLTHLNCKEKELPDYGYFPTPKKGEYLTYETESDLRDTENIPLKEDIHGYFLREVKPHVEEAWINLDATKIGYEISFNKYFYKHKPLRDIAEVTKDIVDLEKLSDGLIAEILNL; via the coding sequence ATGAATACAGCCGTACACAATAAATTAGTTTCTTTTATATGGTCAATAGCAGATGATTGTTTGCGAGATGTTTACGTTCGAGGAAAATACCGTGATGTAATATTGCCTATGGTTGTTTTACGTAGATTGGATGCTTTGCTTGAGCCAACAAAAGATGCAGTAATGGAAGAATTGACTTTTCAACGTGATGAAGCTGGCTTTACGGAATGGGATGAAAATGGATTGAGAGAAGCTTCTGGCTATGTATTCTACAATGTAAGCGAATGGACGTTACAACGTTTGCACGATACTGCTACCAACAGCCAACAATTATTACAAGCTAATTTTGAAGATTACCTTAATGGTTTTAGTGGCAACGTAAAAGAAATCATTGAAAAATTCAAACTCAAAAGCCAAATCCGACACATGGCTACCAAGGATGTTTTACTTGACGTGTTGGAAAAATTTACTTCTCCCGATATCAATCTTACGCCTTTTGAGAAAAATGATAGCAATGGTCGTAAATTACATGCTCTTTCCAACTTGGGAATGGGATATGTTTTCGAAGAGTTAATCCGAAAATTCAATGAAGATAACAACGAGGAAGCCGGAGAGCACTTTACGCCTCGTGAAGTTATTGACCTAATGACCCATATTATTTTTGATCCAATCAAGAACAATCTTCCTCCCGTCATGACGATTTATGATCCGGCATGTGGTAGTGGTGGTATGCTTACCGAAGCTCAAAATTTCATTAAAGATGAAGAAGGAGAAATACGTGCGGTAAACTCCGATGTGTATTTGTACGGTAAGGAAATCAACGATGAAACCTATGCGATTTGCAAATCGGATATGATGATTAAAGGGAATAATCCCGAGAATATCCGTGTAGGTTCTACCTTGTCTACTGATGAATTTAGGGGAACTACTTTCGATTTTATGTTGTCCAATCCGCCCTATGGGAAATCATGGGCAAGTGAACAAAAATACATTAAGGACGGAAAAGATGTAATTGATTCCCGTTTTCAAATTCGTCTGAAAAACTATGGGGGTGTTGAAGAAGATGCCGATGCTATTCCGCGTTCTTCAGATGGGCAGTTGTTATTCCTGATGGAAATGGTCAGTAAAATGAAACCGCTTTCACAAAGTCCAGCAGGAACTCGAATTGCCTCTGTACATAACGGAAGTAGCTTATTTACCGGAGATGCCGGTGGTGGCGAAAGCAACATCCGCCGTTATATTATTGAGAACGACTGGTTGGAAGCCATTGTACAAATGCCCAACAACTTGTTTTACAATACCGGTATTACCACTTATGTTTGGATATTGAGCAACAACAAAACAGCCAACAGAAAAGGCAAAGTGCAACTGATTGATGCTGGACAACTCTATCGCAAACTGCGCAAGAATTTAGGAAACAAAAACTGTGAATTTGCACCTGAGCACATTACAGAAATAGTAAAGACCTATACCGATTTAAAACCAATTGAACGAAGTACAGACGACGGTATTGCCTCAAAAGTATTTGATAACAGCGATTTTGGTTATCACAAAGTGACTATCGAAAGACCAAAACGTTTAAAAGCACAATTCACCAAAGAAAGGATTGAAGAATTACGCTATGATAAGTCGCTAAAAGAAGCCATGGCTTATGCTTATGAAACGTATGGTGCAGAGGTTTATACCGATATTGAAAAACATAAAAAAGAGCTAATACATTGGGCAGAAAAACAGGAACTAAATTTAAACAGTAAACAAGAAACAGCACTGACCAGTAAAACGCTTTGGGAAAAGCAAAAATCCTTATTGGACAATGGTTCGCAATTACTACAAAAAATAGGAACAAAAGAATTTACTGATTTCAACAAATTTCGCACGCAGGTTGACGAGGCAATCAAATCTGAAAAAATGAAACTTTCTGCTTCAGAGAAAAATATGATACTCAATGCTGTAAGTTACTATGATGCCGAAGCCGAAAAAGTGGTAAAAAGCATTGTAAAGTTAACCGGAGATAAATTAGAAAAAGTCTTGACACATTTGAATTGTAAAGAAAAAGAATTGCCTGATTATGGCTATTTCCCAACACCCAAAAAAGGGGAATACCTAACTTATGAAACGGAAAGCGATTTACGTGATACCGAAAACATACCGCTCAAAGAAGACATTCATGGTTACTTTTTACGGGAAGTAAAACCTCACGTAGAAGAAGCTTGGATTAACCTTGATGCTACCAAAATTGGTTATGAAATAAGTTTTAATAAATATTTTTACAAACACAAACCTTTGCGTGATATTGCAGAAGTTACAAAAGACATTGTTGATTTAGAAAAACTAAGTGATGGTTTAATTGCCGAAATTTTAAACTTGTAA
- a CDS encoding restriction endonuclease subunit S produces MKKYDKYKNSGVEWLSDIPEHWEVLPGLSFIYENKDRNKGMVRNTVLSLSYGNIRVKRENELTGLVPESFETYQFVNKGDLIFRPTDLQNDTVSLRSSISEYEGIITNAYLNLRFRSKANSKFYHYFFRSIDNNKIIYGLGSGLRQNISYLDFRRFQFPFPPIEEQTAIANFLDDKTAKIDQAITIKQKQIELLKERRQILIHKTVTRGLIPNIKLKESGVEWIGEIPKHWEIKRFRNTFKLGKGLTITKENLTDEGIFCVNYGEIHSKFGFEVNPEIHKLKCVHPDYLINNSSSLINEDDFVFADTSEDLQGSGNFTYLNSKEQVFAGYHTVIARPSDNIISRFIAYEFDSLVFRSQIQAKVKGVKVYSITQSILKELSVLVPPKKEQLEIVNHLDNSTKKIDTAISLKKQEIEKLKEYKMSLIDAVVTGKVKVF; encoded by the coding sequence ATGAAAAAATACGACAAGTATAAAAATAGCGGTGTTGAATGGTTAAGTGATATTCCAGAACATTGGGAAGTACTGCCTGGTCTAAGCTTTATCTATGAAAATAAAGACAGAAACAAGGGAATGGTTAGAAATACTGTTCTGTCGTTGAGTTATGGAAATATTAGAGTTAAACGAGAAAATGAATTAACTGGTCTTGTACCTGAATCTTTTGAAACGTATCAGTTTGTTAATAAAGGTGACTTAATTTTCAGACCAACTGATTTGCAAAATGACACTGTAAGTTTAAGAAGTTCCATTTCTGAATATGAAGGAATTATAACTAATGCTTATTTAAATTTAAGATTTAGATCAAAAGCTAATTCTAAGTTTTATCACTATTTTTTTCGATCAATCGATAATAATAAAATCATATACGGTTTAGGTTCTGGACTACGTCAAAACATTAGTTATCTTGATTTTAGAAGATTTCAATTTCCTTTTCCTCCAATAGAAGAACAAACCGCAATAGCCAATTTCCTTGACGATAAAACCGCCAAGATAGACCAAGCCATTACCATCAAGCAAAAACAAATAGAACTGCTGAAAGAACGTCGTCAAATTCTGATTCATAAAACGGTTACAAGAGGTTTAATTCCAAATATAAAACTAAAAGAAAGTGGTGTAGAATGGATTGGGGAGATTCCGAAGCATTGGGAAATTAAAAGATTTAGAAACACTTTCAAACTTGGCAAAGGATTAACTATAACAAAGGAAAATTTAACTGACGAAGGGATATTCTGTGTTAATTATGGAGAAATACATTCAAAATTTGGTTTTGAAGTAAATCCAGAAATCCATAAACTGAAATGTGTTCATCCAGATTACTTAATAAATAATTCAAGTTCATTAATAAATGAAGATGATTTTGTATTTGCAGACACATCCGAAGATTTACAAGGATCTGGAAATTTTACATATTTAAATAGTAAAGAGCAAGTATTTGCGGGCTATCATACAGTGATTGCAAGACCAAGTGATAATATAATTTCTAGATTTATTGCTTATGAATTTGACTCACTTGTTTTTAGAAGTCAAATACAAGCAAAAGTAAAGGGAGTAAAAGTTTACAGTATAACTCAATCTATTTTAAAAGAATTATCAGTTTTAGTTCCACCAAAAAAAGAACAATTAGAAATAGTAAATCATTTAGATAATTCTACAAAAAAAATTGACACAGCCATTTCCCTAAAAAAGCAAGAGATTGAGAAGTTGAAGGAGTATAAAATGAGTTTGATAGATGCGGTTGTTACTGGGAAGGTAAAAGTATTTTAA
- a CDS encoding helix-turn-helix domain-containing protein encodes MSTLTKPNHIGRKISRIRELRDMKQEALAQALGTNQQAISAMENSETIDEEKLVEVAKALGVTPEAIKNFSEDAILNIINNTFNTNDNGIAILKTESYHPNFNPLDKVVELYERLVQAEKDKVEYLEKLLKGK; translated from the coding sequence ATGAGCACATTGACAAAACCAAATCATATAGGGCGAAAAATTAGCCGTATTCGTGAACTTCGAGACATGAAACAAGAAGCATTGGCGCAGGCTTTGGGGACTAACCAACAGGCGATATCTGCTATGGAGAATAGCGAAACGATAGATGAAGAAAAACTTGTAGAAGTTGCAAAAGCTCTTGGTGTAACACCTGAAGCGATTAAAAATTTTTCAGAGGATGCCATACTAAATATAATTAATAATACATTTAATACCAATGATAATGGCATAGCAATTTTAAAGACTGAAAGTTATCATCCTAATTTCAATCCATTAGACAAAGTTGTAGAACTTTACGAACGATTAGTTCAAGCTGAAAAAGATAAAGTCGAATATTTGGAAAAATTACTAAAAGGGAAATAA